In Quercus lobata isolate SW786 chromosome 12, ValleyOak3.0 Primary Assembly, whole genome shotgun sequence, a genomic segment contains:
- the LOC115972004 gene encoding salutaridine reductase-like has translation MAETTKNPETKRVAVVTGANKGIGFEISKQLASNGVKVILTARDVKRGTEAVEILKAAGYSDLSFHQLDVSDPVSISSFVNFIKTEFGKLDILVNNAAVNGLTTVGTVDPKDLKFGPDDVEGPNAGAFKKFVQQTYESAVNSFKTNYYGIKHLSEELIPLLQLSKSPRIVNISSRLGQLKLISNENAKKKLGDIDGLTEEKVDEVVEEFLEDVKENLIEDKGWPSNNFSAYSVTKTVLNAYTRVLAKKYPTIAINAVGPGFTKTDLNYNAGALTTEEAAKGPVMLALTLDSKSSGLFFDKTEMSTF, from the exons ATGGCTGAAACAACCAAGAATCCTGAAACGAAGAG GGTTGCAGTTGTAACAGGAGCCAACAAAGGAATAGGATTTGAGATATCTAAACAGCTAGCTTCAAATGGGGTCAAGGTAATATTAACTGCTAGAGATGTGAAGAGGGGCACTGAAGCTGTTGAAATACTCAAGGCTGCTGGATACTCCGATTTGAGTTTTCATCAACTTGATGTCTCGGACCCAGTTAGCATTTCTTCTTTCGTGAATTTCATCAAAACCGAATTTGGGAAGCTTGACATATTG GTAAATAACGCAGCGGTTAATGGATTAACCACAGTTGGTACAGTGGATCCAAAAGACTTAAAATTTGGCCCTGATGAT GTTGAAGGTCCAAATGCCGGAGCCTTTAAGAAATTTGTACAGCAAACTTATGAATCCGCGGTGAACtctttcaaaacaaattattatGGGATCAAGCATTTGAGCGAAGAACTTATTCCACTTCTTCAGTTATCAAAATCACCAAGAATAGTAAACATCTCCTCCCGCTTGGGGCAGCTCaag CTGATTTCAAATGAGAACGCAAAGAAGAAGCTAGGAGATATAGATGGTCTCACAGAAGAGAAAGTGGATGAGGTGGTTGAAGAGTTCTTAGAAGATGTGAAGGAGAATTTGATAGAAGATAAAGGTTGGcctagtaataatttttcagcGTATTCTGTCACCAAGACAGTTCTGAATGCATACACAAGGGTTCTAGCGAAGAAGTATCCCACAATTGCCATTAACGCAGTCGGTCCTGGATTTACCAAAACAGATTTGAATTACAACGCTGGGGCCTTGACTACTGAAGAAGCTGCAAAAGGCCCTGTGATGTTGGCTTTGACGCTTGATTCTAAGTCTTCTGGACTTTTCTTTGATAAGACAGAAATGTCAACATTTTGA